From a single Candidatus Effluviviaceae Genus V sp. genomic region:
- the glmS gene encoding glutamine--fructose-6-phosphate transaminase (isomerizing), producing the protein MCGIIGCVTADSNTVPALLEGLRRVEYRGYDSAGLAVVDGGTLSVRKTTGKIDDLRRLLEDDPVQGPTGVAHTRWATHGEPSCENAHPQTDCTGRIAVVHNGIVENYRALRRALEESGHTFRSKTDTEVLAHLIEEHYEGNLEAAVRAALARVHGAYGIAVIHADEPGKLVGARNGSPLVVGIAKNSFYVASDVAALVRYTRDVVYLDDLEMVTATPEGFSTTTLENELIKKDVEKVTWNIDMIEKNGYPHFMLKEIFEQERTVMDAVRGRLISAAGDAFLGGLREHRRALNETRRIIILACGTSWHAGLIGEYMIEDLARVAVDVEYASEFRYRNPVIGPGDIALVISQSGETTDTLAAMAEAQRRGAIALGIVNVVGSSIARRSDGGVYVHAGPEIGVASTKAFTSQLMVLAALALMLGRARNISVTEGRRIVDAMERIPEQIAEILSRHESIGEIARKYAHHSNFLYLGRGYHYPVALEGALKLKEISYIHAEGYPAAEMKHGPIALIDENMPVVFAAPQDAFYEKILSNMQEVKARGGRIIAITSEGDGQVDKTADDVIEIPRTLPHLTPLLSVIPLQLLAYYVAVERECNVDQPRNLAKSVTVE; encoded by the coding sequence ATGTGCGGGATCATTGGCTGCGTCACGGCCGACAGCAACACGGTGCCGGCGCTTCTCGAGGGCCTGAGGCGCGTCGAGTACCGGGGATACGACTCTGCGGGGCTGGCTGTTGTCGACGGAGGGACACTCTCGGTCAGGAAGACGACCGGGAAGATCGACGATCTCAGACGGCTGCTCGAGGACGACCCGGTGCAGGGACCCACGGGCGTCGCCCACACACGCTGGGCGACACACGGTGAGCCCTCCTGCGAGAATGCGCATCCCCAGACCGACTGCACCGGCAGGATCGCGGTCGTTCACAACGGCATCGTCGAGAACTACCGCGCGCTCCGGCGCGCGCTCGAGGAATCGGGCCACACGTTCCGTTCGAAGACCGACACCGAGGTGCTGGCGCATCTGATCGAGGAGCACTACGAGGGAAACCTGGAGGCCGCCGTCCGCGCGGCCCTGGCGCGCGTTCACGGCGCCTACGGCATCGCCGTCATCCACGCGGACGAGCCGGGGAAGCTCGTGGGCGCCCGGAACGGAAGCCCGCTCGTCGTCGGCATCGCCAAGAACTCGTTCTACGTCGCGTCCGACGTGGCAGCTCTCGTGCGGTACACGCGGGACGTCGTCTATCTCGACGATCTCGAGATGGTGACCGCGACGCCGGAGGGGTTCTCGACGACGACGCTCGAGAACGAGCTGATCAAGAAGGACGTCGAGAAGGTCACGTGGAACATCGACATGATCGAGAAGAACGGCTACCCGCACTTCATGCTCAAGGAGATCTTCGAGCAGGAGCGCACGGTCATGGACGCTGTGCGGGGCCGCCTGATCTCGGCAGCGGGAGACGCGTTTCTCGGGGGGCTCCGCGAGCACCGCAGGGCCCTGAACGAGACCAGGAGGATCATCATACTGGCCTGCGGGACATCCTGGCACGCCGGGCTCATCGGCGAGTACATGATCGAGGACCTCGCCCGCGTTGCCGTCGACGTCGAGTACGCGTCCGAGTTCCGGTACAGGAACCCGGTCATCGGCCCCGGCGACATCGCTCTCGTCATCAGCCAGTCGGGTGAGACGACCGACACGCTGGCGGCGATGGCTGAGGCCCAGCGCCGCGGGGCTATCGCGCTCGGTATCGTCAACGTCGTCGGCTCGTCGATCGCCAGACGGAGCGACGGCGGCGTCTACGTGCACGCCGGTCCCGAGATCGGCGTCGCCTCGACGAAGGCCTTCACGTCGCAGCTCATGGTGCTGGCGGCCCTCGCTCTGATGCTGGGGCGGGCCCGGAACATCTCCGTCACGGAGGGGCGCCGCATCGTGGACGCCATGGAGCGGATCCCCGAGCAGATCGCGGAGATCCTCTCGAGGCACGAGAGCATCGGCGAGATCGCCCGGAAGTATGCCCATCACTCGAACTTCCTCTATCTGGGCAGGGGCTATCACTACCCGGTGGCGCTCGAGGGCGCTCTCAAGCTCAAGGAGATATCCTACATCCACGCCGAGGGCTACCCGGCCGCCGAGATGAAGCACGGGCCGATCGCCCTCATCGATGAGAACATGCCGGTGGTCTTCGCGGCGCCGCAGGACGCCTTCTACGAGAAGATCCTCTCGAACATGCAGGAGGTGAAGGCGCGCGGCGGGCGGATCATCGCCATCACGAGCGAGGGCGACGGACAGGTCGACAAGACCGCGGACGACGTCATCGAGATCCCGCGAACGCTGCCGCACCTGACCCCGCTCCTGTCGGTCATACCGCTGCAGCTCCTCGCGTACTATGTGGCTGTCGAGCGCGAGTGCAACGTCGATCAGCCGAGGAACCTAGCGAAGAGCGTGACCGTCGAGTAG
- the selD gene encoding selenide, water dikinase SelD encodes MGPEDLASVLAKLPPVDDPRVLVGTSTADDAGVYLLDEDRGLVFTTDFFTPIVDDARDFGRIAAANALSDVYAMGGKPLIALNLMCFPDGEIPFDIMAEIIAGGQEKLGEAGALPLGGHSVSDRELKYGLAVVGTVDPGRIVTNAGARPGDTLVLTKPIGTGVMTTALKNEALETPALARVTELMLRLNRDASEAMLDAGAHAATDITGFGLAGHALEMAQASEVTLEIDVASVPLIEGALEAARNGHVPGGLFTNHHYVKPRTTITSRAESFRLQLMYDPQTSGGLLTALEPDAVEGFLAAVSERGHDEAREIGRVIETGDRPLRLV; translated from the coding sequence CTGGGTCCGGAGGACCTCGCCTCGGTGCTTGCCAAGCTGCCGCCGGTCGACGATCCGCGCGTCCTCGTCGGGACGAGCACGGCGGACGACGCGGGGGTCTACCTGCTCGACGAAGACCGCGGTCTCGTTTTCACGACGGACTTCTTCACACCGATCGTGGACGACGCGCGCGACTTCGGACGGATCGCGGCGGCCAATGCCCTCTCGGACGTCTACGCGATGGGAGGGAAGCCTCTCATCGCGCTCAACCTGATGTGTTTTCCCGACGGGGAGATCCCCTTCGATATCATGGCTGAGATCATCGCGGGTGGTCAGGAGAAGCTTGGGGAGGCGGGGGCGCTGCCGCTCGGCGGTCACTCGGTCAGCGACCGGGAACTCAAGTACGGGCTCGCCGTCGTCGGGACCGTCGACCCGGGCCGGATCGTGACGAACGCGGGCGCGAGACCCGGCGACACTCTGGTTCTGACCAAGCCGATCGGAACAGGGGTCATGACGACCGCTCTCAAGAACGAGGCGCTCGAGACGCCGGCGCTCGCCCGGGTGACCGAGCTGATGCTCAGACTCAACCGGGACGCCTCGGAGGCCATGCTGGACGCCGGGGCCCATGCGGCGACCGACATCACGGGGTTCGGTCTGGCCGGCCACGCGCTCGAGATGGCACAGGCTTCTGAAGTGACGCTCGAGATCGATGTTGCGTCCGTTCCGCTCATCGAGGGAGCGCTCGAGGCGGCGCGGAACGGGCACGTGCCGGGCGGGCTCTTCACGAATCATCACTACGTGAAGCCGAGGACGACGATCACATCGCGGGCCGAGAGCTTCAGGCTTCAGCTGATGTACGACCCTCAGACGTCCGGCGGCCTGTTGACGGCGCTCGAGCCGGACGCCGTCGAGGGGTTCCTCGCCGCCGT